The DNA region AATGCGTCTCGCTACCCGACCAATTACCGCATATTCGGGATCTATCCCATTCGAGAAAAAGAAGGAAAGGTTTGGTGCAAAATCATCGATATGCATGCCCCGGCTTAAATAATACTCAACAAAAGTGAAACCGTTGCTTAGCGTGAAAGCGAGTTGGGAGATAGGATTAGCGCCCGCTTCGGCAATGTGGTAACCCGAAATAGAAACGGAATAAAAGTTACGTACTTTTTCGTCGATGAAGTATTTCTGGATATCACCCATCATGCGCAAGGCAAACTCCGTAGAGAAGATGCAGGTGTTTTGTGCCTGATCCTCTTTTAAAATGTCAGCTTGAACAGTTCCACGCACGGCACTTATGGCTTTTGCTTTTATTTCTGTATAAACTTCGGCTGGTAAAACCTGATCGCCAGTAACGCCCAGAAGCATTAAGCCCAATCCGTTGTTGCCTTCGGGCAAAGCACCGCTATATGTCGGCCTTTCGATATTTTTTGCCTTATAAATGGCATCAATTTTTGCGTTAACCTCGTTTTCGAGCTTATTTTCGATAATATATTTTTCACATTGTTGATCGATGGCTGCATTCATAAAAAAGCCTAAGAGCATAGGAGCAGGGCCGTTTATCGTCATCGATACCGAGGTTGAAGGCGCACAAAGATCGAAACCTGAATACAGTTTCTTAGCGTCATCTAACGTTGCAATACTAACGCCCGAATTTCCAATCTTGCCGTAAATATCTGGACGAATGTGCGGATCTTCGCCGTATAATGTCACCGAATCGAAAGCCGTAGATAAGCGGTGCGCAGGTTGGCCGAGTGATACATAATGGAAGCGCTTGTTGGTTCTTTCTGGGCCGCCCTCGCCCGCAAACATGCGGGTTGGGTCTTCGCCCTCGCGTTTTAAGGGAAAAACGCCAGCAGCATATGGAAATTCGCCGGGCAAGTTTTCGGTTAAGAGCCAACGCAAAATATCTCCCCAATCTTCGTAACGCGGTAGGGCGACCTTTGGAATATTCAGTTTTGATAAGGATTCGTAAAACAGCGGTTGTTTTATTTCCTTATCACGCACCTTGTAAATGAAGAATTCTTCCTTGTAGGCGCGTTTGGTTTCGGGCCATTGCCGAATTAACCGTTTGCAATTGCCATCCAGTTGTTCTTCGAAAAACTCAAAGTTTGCGGTCAGACTTTTTAACACCCCGTCCTGCGGACCACTTGCGATAGATGGAGAGGAATTTTTATCGTCCAGTAAATCGATTACGCCTTGTAGCTGATACATTTTACGGGCTAGGCCTACTTGTTTTTCAACCCATTCGCTGTAGTGTTGGCTAGCTTCGGCAATTTCAGATAAATACCTGGTTCTATCGGGTGGAATGATATAAATCTTTTCAGATTGATCGCGAGTCAGTTCCATTTTCGCCTCAAAATCAATCCCGGTTTTCTGCTTTATCTGCTGCATTAACGCAACAAACAAATTGTTCATACCCGGGTCGTTAAATTGTGACGCCATAGTTCCATAAACAGGAATCTCCTCGTCTTTGGCGTCAAAAATATTGTGGTTGCGCTTATACTGTTTCCTAACGTCACGCAAGGCATCTAAAGCGCCTCGTTTATCAAACTTGTTAATGGCTACCAAGTCGGCAAAATCGAGCATATCAATCTTTTCGAGCTGGGTGGCTGCTCCGAATTCTGGCGTCATTACGTAGAGCGAAACATCGCAATGTTCGGTTATTTCGGTATCGGATTGACCGATGCCCGAGGTTTCGACAATGATTAAATCGTAGCCCGCTGCCTTGCAAATGTCGATACTTTCCTGAACGTTTTTAGATAAAGCTAAATTTGCCTGTCTGGTGGCCAGCGAGCGCATGTACACCCGTGGATTGTTAATGGCATTCATGCGAATGCGATCGCCCAGCAGTGCACCTCCGGTTTTCCGCTTTGATGGGTCGACAGAAATAATAGCCAAAGTTTTATCCTTTACTTCTACCAAAAACCGGCGCACCAGTTCATCAACTAACGATGATTTGCCCGCCCCGCCTGTACCCGTAATGCCTAAAACGGGAGCTTTTCCCAGTTCGCTTAAAGGGGAGGAACCGATTGTTTCATAAAAATTATCGGCGTTGTTTTCGGCAAATGAGATCAGCCTGGCGATATTTTTATCTTCGTTAGTTGAAAGCTGAACAACCTCCGTTTTTTCAATGTTGCTTACGGTAACGAAGTCAGTTTTGATGAGCATATCGTTGATCATGCCTTGCAAACCCATCTTACGGCCATCATCGGGCGAATATATTTTGGAAATACCATAAGCCTCTAATTCTTCGATTTCTGTAGGAAGAATTACACCGCCACCGCCAGCAAATATCTTGATGTGGTTTGCACCTTTTTCTTGCAGCAGATCGTACATGTATTTAAAGTACTCGATATGGCCGCCCTGGTAAGAAGTCATGGCAATGCCTTGAACATCTTCTTGAATGGCGCAATTAACCACTTCTTCTACGGAGCGGTTGTGGCCAAGATGAATGACCTCTGCGCCTGATGATTGAAGTATGCGGCGCATGATATTGATGGTAGCATCGTGCCCATCGAAAAGTGAGGCGGCGGTTACAAAACGGATTTTATTTTTTGGCTTATATATCTCTACTTGTTGCATGCTATGGATTTAAGGCTTAATTAAATTTTAAGCTTGTTCCCAATATTTGGTTCAACAAAGGTAGTGAATAAGGTGGAAAGGGTGGAAGGTAGAAAGCTGAAAGACTAAAGCTGAAAGACCAAAGCTTAAAGGCCAAAGCTGAAAGACTAAAGGTAAAAGACCAAAGCTGTGCCAAAGGCATCCCTTTGGGAAAAGACTTGGATGCTCGTAAATGGTAAAAAAAGCTGAGGGCTTTAGGTATAGGAGGTAAACCTGCCACCTTAAAGCCCTCTACTTTCAACCTTACTTATTTGTTATTTCGGTTATGGGCTCGCCAACGGTTCCGTTAGGCGTTTGAATATGCAATAATGCCGCTAAGGTTGGTGCAATATCCGTCATGTAGTGCATCTTGTTCGTAGCGCCGGATTTAATTCCCCAACCCATAAAAACGAGTGGAATGTGCGAATCGTAAGGATTCCAGTTTCCGTGTGTGGTACCGGTACTGCTGCCATTAAACCAGTTTGGTTGCAAAACGTAGTAGATATCGCCACTTCTACGGGCATTGTATCCATTGGTAATCATCTTTTTTTGGATTTCCTGGAGCGTGGCCTGAGAAATTTTCGAGATATCGACAGCATTTTGGAAACCTTCGAGTCTTTTTAAAAACTCAACGGATGCCGACTTGATTTCGTCGAAGCTCACCTTTCCGTTATCGGTTTTATCGTGATCGAAGATAATCTGATTATTCATCGATTTTAAAACTACATTATTAACCTTAAATTTATCGTTGAGGTAAGCATTTAATTTTCTGGCAATTTCCCGATCGCTTACCACGCCTGCCAAAAGCTTGTTCTCTTTCATAAATCCGGGCACATGGGCTGCTCCGTGGTCGGCGGTTAAGAAAATGGTGTAATTTCCTTTGCCAACCTGTTTATCTAAATAGTTAAAAAATTCCTCAAAATCTTTGTCCAAACGCAGATAAGTGTCTTCGGCCTCAATTGAATTCGGCCCGTAACCGTGACCTACATAATCAGTTGCAGAGCAGCTAACAGCCAGGAAATCGGTAATGTTGTCTTTACCTAAATCTTCTGATAAAATGGCCAGCTTAGCTAAATCGAGGGTGATGGTATTGCCAAAAGGAGTGCCGCGAATGGCATCAAAGTTTTTATCGATGTTTTGCGTGAGTTGATGAGGAAAAGTGCTTGTTTTGCCCTCGTAGGCTTTTTCATCGCTGGTACTGTTTACGTAAGTGTTAATCGGGTATAACGTTTCCCAGTTTTTTGCGTAAAATTTGTTAGCCAGTTTCATTTTATTGTAATCGGCTATCCAGGTGGGTACTGCTTTCATGTAGTATGTACTGGTAATCCAGTTCCCGGTGCTGCCCTGATACCAGTAAGCGGCGTTTGCGGCATGGCCGGCGGGAAGAATAGAACCTCTATCTTTCAGCGAGATTCCGATTACTTTACCCTTAAAATTTGTAGCCAACCTTAGCTCATCGGTAATTGTTGTTGTAAGCATGTTTTTTGGCGACATGTTGCCTTCGGTTGAAGGCGTACTTCCAACGGTAGAAACGGTTGAATCTTCGGTACAATACACGTTTTTCTTAGTTTCGGGATCGTACCAATCGTTACCAATTATACCATGAACTGCTGGTACCGAACCCGTGTAAATGCAGGTATGACCACAAGCGGTGTAGGTTGGGGTATAGGGAATAAAAGTGTTTTCGACAGAGAAACCCTCATTTACCAATCTCTTGAAGCCTCCGTTGCTGTAACGATTATAGTAGCGGTACAAGTAATCCCAACGCATTTGATCGACAACTAAACCAACTACCAGTTTCGGGCGGGCAACTTCGGCGGGAAAAGTTTTTGCGTTTATTGCTGAAGCTTTTTTGGTTTGTGCCTCTGCAAAGGATGCAGAAAGGAGGGAAAGGGAAAAGAGTAAATAGGATATTTTCTTCATTCTGTTTTTGTTAAATGGCTAAAGTAACAACTTTTAGGTAAAGTTATTTTGAAGTTTGTGTAAAGATTTAGAAACCTGTTGGTTTATAGGTTCAATGGTCATTAGTCATCGGATGAATACTTGACGTGGCTGCTATATCCATCCGATGACTAAATTTCAGGTTTATTGATATTGTCATTAGTCATTTGTTCATTGGCTTCTTGTATCCGCCCTTCGACTCCGCTCAGGGTGACAACGTTCTTGTCGTATCGTTAACTAGATTACGTTGGGAGGAGTTTCAATCGAAGAACCAGAGATTAATCACACGCTACCTCGTCGTAGCGTCTCGCCACGATGACATATGCATTATTTGTATTGAAGAGTAACATAAATAATTGAATAAGCATAGGCGAGACGCCTGCCCCAGATTAGTTCATTGTTTAATTGGTGAGCGACGTTTTTATTATGCTTTCATCCGATCTATCTGATCGAGGCAAGAAGAATTGTTCACCGAACAATCGACAGCGCTTTCCCCGGCTCTTATTTTTTTTATTAGCAATTAACCAATTTCAACAATTAACGACTTTATCTATGAAGCCGCTTTTCTCTTAAATACTGCAAGAGTTCTTTTGGCCGATCGGTTTGTATTATTGTTGCTCCATGAGCGATTAACCAGCCCCAAGCTTCATCGGGCTTATTTTCTTCAACGGCTTTGTCATCATCATGGCCGCCGTTGTGCTCGGGCCAAAGTGCATTTAACCAAAGGTGATGCCCATCAGCTTTAACCGTAGGCACCCACTTTACAAACGCGATTGTATCAGATTTAAAGGTAGGGTGCATGATGGCATTCTTTCTATCGATGTAGGTTTGGCTCAGTTGCCTTGCCTTGCTTACATCTGTTGGGAAACCAAGGATGTTGAGCATTAAATCGCTATCAAGATGTTTTAGCTGCAACGATTGTAAACTATCAAGCGTTATTGCTGGAACATTATAAATGATTTGACTTTTCATGTCACGCTTGTTTACCAACTCCATTGCCTGGTCGAAATATTCGAACCCTTTGTCGATGCATAATATCGCTCTGGCTTTTGCCGAAATAAGATATTCCTCCAATGTTGGAATGGTATGGTTAGTGGGGTGGCCGGTAGCGTTGGTAAGTTTGAATTGCTTTAATTGAGCTAAGGTATATTCTTCGGGCTTTCCTTTTCCTGTTGTTGTTCTGTCGATGGTTTTATCGTGCATAATGATCAAAGCACCGTCCTTGGTTCTTTTTAAATCACATTCTATAATGTCAAACCCTTTTTGAATGCCAAATTCTAAGCTTTGTAAGGAATTTTCTGGGGCATTTCTCCAATCACCACGATGTGCCGATATAAGGATATTTCCATTTTCTGGATGTTTTAGCTGAAGCTTTACCCAGTTAAGGTGCTCGGCTATTGCCGTTTGCGACAGTTGCGGTGCTGTAGCCAGTTTCTGAACGCTACAACCCGTACTTAAACAAATTATCGCAAAAAGTGCAAAAGCTTTTAAAAGGTGTGATATTTTCATAATTAATGATGTTATAAAATCTTGGTTTAAGAGCAACATTTTTTTGGCTACCGAAGCCATAAATTACCTGCCTGTAAGTAGTTTTTGATATGGATAGGGACATCTGTTTGTATAATAGACACTTTGTTGTTTATCAAATTATCAACTATTAAATCTTTACCAGATAGAGGCGGCGCAATACTACTGTTTACATAAGCATTAGCAAAAAACCTGATGCCTGAGGTAAAAGGGTTGGAAGTATAATTGGCATTTAAAGTCTTTTCAGCCAAATGCCATAGTTTGGCTTTTGGATTCATGTTATTGGCATTATTCCAATCGGTATCATTGCCCGCCCCGAGTAAAACAATTACATCACTATCCAAATCCAGCAGGCCTTTTGCAACAGCCGGTGTTTCAGTATAAAAAAACACCATATTTACCATGTTTAAAGCTGCTACTTCATTGTAAATCCTATTGTAATAATTTAAAGTATTATCCCATGATGCATCTATATCTACATACACTTTTCCTTTAGCAGCAATAAGGCATTCTTTAAGTGTTGGTATTTCATAATTGGTAGGCGTTCCATTAAACAATAGTTTTAATTGTTTCAATTCGTTTAATGTCTTTTGTGCTATGGTATGGTTTCCGGTTGTTGTTCGTGCTGTTGTAGCATCATGCATAATAACCAGTTCATTATCCAAACTAAGGCGTGTATCAATTTCAACAATATTTACCTGATTTTCAATGGCCGCCTGAATGCCTCCTAAAGAATTCTCAGGAAAGTTCTCGTGATCAGTACGGTGAGCACAAATCATAGCTTTAGGATAAAGTAGGGCAATCTTTTCCTTTATCCCAATCAAATTGCCATAGTCGGGTTGTGCAGTGTTCTTTATTAAAATACGTTTAGAAGCCGTTGCTGTATTTCCTGTTTTATCTTTAACGGTTAACGAAACAAGATAACTGCCCGCTTTGGAAAAAGTATGAGCGCTATTTTTTGATTGTTCTATAGGTGTTCCGTCAGCAAAATCCCACAACTGGGTAACAATATCATCATCTGCATCGGTTGAAATATCAGTAAAACTAACTTGCTTGCCTGTTATGGATTGAGGTTCGCTAATCATAAACGCCGCCACAGGTAATGCGCCAGAGGTATAATTGTTATTAATTGATTTTTCCTTGCTGCAACTTGTGTTTAATAGATAGGGAAAAGAAGCCGCTATCAATAAAATATTTTTCAATTTCATCGCCTTTGTTTTAATAAGTTTATACTTAAATTGTTAATCGCAAAGCGTTTGTCTAAGCATCTGCTGATGCAGGAAGCATCCCTATTATACTACAAGCACAAAATTTCCCCATTCATCGGGATGGCAATCCCCTTGTGCTAAAACCAAATTGGAGATTGCCACAAATATTACCGATGAATTTTGATAGCTATTAGAATAATGCACAACAAAATAGCTTCTTTGGAGCAAGGACTAACAAGGGGAATGACAACCATTCATACTTGGTGCTATTAGGCAGTTTGCAATTCAATTCATTGCCGTTGACTGAAATCAACGGCGTATGATGGAGAAGCATACCTGTGTATTTTTGGCCAAATATATCAGCACCTTAATATCCAGTGTTTTGCGTATAACCTGCCAAATCTCGTTCTGTTTGCGGTATGGGGTAGAGCAATAAGTAACTGCGCCCGCCCAAAGTGCTAAATAAATCAGTTCTGTTTGTCCGTTTTACATCGTACCACCATTGTCCTTCGCCATAAAATTCTCGTCTTCTTTCATTTAAAATCAGGTTTTGAAATGCTGCAGGGCTTAGCGCTGCAACGGCTGCTTGCCTTGGCGGATTGCTGTATCTGTTTGCAAAATATGGATTCAATGTGGCTGCGGCTGCACCAATAGAAGAATTTGGCGATAATGATTGTGATTCTGCCAGTATCAGTAGCACATCTGAATATCTTGAAATAACAATTGGTGTTGAAATGGCACTTGCCGTGGCTACCAATTGCTGCCCTGTTTTGCCATTTGGAAATTTGGTGAGCCTTGTGTTATTTGAAATGAAAACAGCAGTTTTTCTTTTGTCATTTGCCCTAATAACAGCGCCATTAGTATTATCGGCGTACAAATTTGTAAATAATGCTGGGTCGGGGCTGAAATCCCAAGTGGCATCAACATCATTTACATCTTGATAAAAAAGATGCTGATTGTTTATTGTATTATTAGCAAGTGCAAATATGAGTTCTTTGCTGGTAGATGCTGATACAAACATAGCGGCATAGCCATTTGCATCTGTTGCTTGTGCAAACTTTCCCGTAACAATTACTTTATTGGCATAAGTGATGGCGTCATCATAATTCTTTTGTGCCAAGTATACTTTCGCTAATAAGGCTTGTACCGCAGGTTGAGAAACATAATAACTATTGGTATAGGTAGCGACTAAGGGTTCGGCAGTTGTAAGGTCGGTAATGATTTGTTTCCACACATCTGCAGCAGG from Pedobacter endophyticus includes:
- a CDS encoding methylmalonyl-CoA mutase family protein, which codes for MQQVEIYKPKNKIRFVTAASLFDGHDATINIMRRILQSSGAEVIHLGHNRSVEEVVNCAIQEDVQGIAMTSYQGGHIEYFKYMYDLLQEKGANHIKIFAGGGGVILPTEIEELEAYGISKIYSPDDGRKMGLQGMINDMLIKTDFVTVSNIEKTEVVQLSTNEDKNIARLISFAENNADNFYETIGSSPLSELGKAPVLGITGTGGAGKSSLVDELVRRFLVEVKDKTLAIISVDPSKRKTGGALLGDRIRMNAINNPRVYMRSLATRQANLALSKNVQESIDICKAAGYDLIIVETSGIGQSDTEITEHCDVSLYVMTPEFGAATQLEKIDMLDFADLVAINKFDKRGALDALRDVRKQYKRNHNIFDAKDEEIPVYGTMASQFNDPGMNNLFVALMQQIKQKTGIDFEAKMELTRDQSEKIYIIPPDRTRYLSEIAEASQHYSEWVEKQVGLARKMYQLQGVIDLLDDKNSSPSIASGPQDGVLKSLTANFEFFEEQLDGNCKRLIRQWPETKRAYKEEFFIYKVRDKEIKQPLFYESLSKLNIPKVALPRYEDWGDILRWLLTENLPGEFPYAAGVFPLKREGEDPTRMFAGEGGPERTNKRFHYVSLGQPAHRLSTAFDSVTLYGEDPHIRPDIYGKIGNSGVSIATLDDAKKLYSGFDLCAPSTSVSMTINGPAPMLLGFFMNAAIDQQCEKYIIENKLENEVNAKIDAIYKAKNIERPTYSGALPEGNNGLGLMLLGVTGDQVLPAEVYTEIKAKAISAVRGTVQADILKEDQAQNTCIFSTEFALRMMGDIQKYFIDEKVRNFYSVSISGYHIAEAGANPISQLAFTLSNGFTFVEYYLSRGMHIDDFAPNLSFFFSNGIDPEYAVIGRVARRIWAKAIKNKYKGNERSQKLKYHIQTSGRSLHAQEIDFNDIRTTLQALYAIYDNCNSLHTNAYDEAITTPTEESVRRAMAIQLIINRELGLAKNENPLQGAFIIEELTDLVEQAVLDEFKRINDRGGVLGAMETMYQRGKIQEESLYYETLKHSGEYPIVGVNTFLNKKGSPTIVPGEVIRATEDEKQYQIATLTKFQERNADQSAEALKQLQKVAVEGENIFKQLMEVCKVCSLGQISHALYEVGGQYRRNM
- the pafA gene encoding alkaline phosphatase PafA — encoded protein: MKKISYLLFSLSLLSASFAEAQTKKASAINAKTFPAEVARPKLVVGLVVDQMRWDYLYRYYNRYSNGGFKRLVNEGFSVENTFIPYTPTYTACGHTCIYTGSVPAVHGIIGNDWYDPETKKNVYCTEDSTVSTVGSTPSTEGNMSPKNMLTTTITDELRLATNFKGKVIGISLKDRGSILPAGHAANAAYWYQGSTGNWITSTYYMKAVPTWIADYNKMKLANKFYAKNWETLYPINTYVNSTSDEKAYEGKTSTFPHQLTQNIDKNFDAIRGTPFGNTITLDLAKLAILSEDLGKDNITDFLAVSCSATDYVGHGYGPNSIEAEDTYLRLDKDFEEFFNYLDKQVGKGNYTIFLTADHGAAHVPGFMKENKLLAGVVSDREIARKLNAYLNDKFKVNNVVLKSMNNQIIFDHDKTDNGKVSFDEIKSASVEFLKRLEGFQNAVDISKISQATLQEIQKKMITNGYNARRSGDIYYVLQPNWFNGSSTGTTHGNWNPYDSHIPLVFMGWGIKSGATNKMHYMTDIAPTLAALLHIQTPNGTVGEPITEITNK
- a CDS encoding glycerophosphodiester phosphodiesterase family protein; protein product: MKISHLLKAFALFAIICLSTGCSVQKLATAPQLSQTAIAEHLNWVKLQLKHPENGNILISAHRGDWRNAPENSLQSLEFGIQKGFDIIECDLKRTKDGALIIMHDKTIDRTTTGKGKPEEYTLAQLKQFKLTNATGHPTNHTIPTLEEYLISAKARAILCIDKGFEYFDQAMELVNKRDMKSQIIYNVPAITLDSLQSLQLKHLDSDLMLNILGFPTDVSKARQLSQTYIDRKNAIMHPTFKSDTIAFVKWVPTVKADGHHLWLNALWPEHNGGHDDDKAVEENKPDEAWGWLIAHGATIIQTDRPKELLQYLREKRLHR
- a CDS encoding glycerophosphodiester phosphodiesterase family protein, translating into MKNILLIAASFPYLLNTSCSKEKSINNNYTSGALPVAAFMISEPQSITGKQVSFTDISTDADDDIVTQLWDFADGTPIEQSKNSAHTFSKAGSYLVSLTVKDKTGNTATASKRILIKNTAQPDYGNLIGIKEKIALLYPKAMICAHRTDHENFPENSLGGIQAAIENQVNIVEIDTRLSLDNELVIMHDATTARTTTGNHTIAQKTLNELKQLKLLFNGTPTNYEIPTLKECLIAAKGKVYVDIDASWDNTLNYYNRIYNEVAALNMVNMVFFYTETPAVAKGLLDLDSDVIVLLGAGNDTDWNNANNMNPKAKLWHLAEKTLNANYTSNPFTSGIRFFANAYVNSSIAPPLSGKDLIVDNLINNKVSIIQTDVPIHIKNYLQAGNLWLR
- a CDS encoding RagB/SusD family nutrient uptake outer membrane protein, translating into MAIAMICCVSCSKKLDSLSPKDAIPLENLSDKDIALLRNGIYNKMEDAVFSFWFDFDKRGENFVSGPGFSLIDPINMSPESTDIGGMWRSIYTNLDKVNSFIETIDNLGAAATPTEVSYKGEALYFRALLYYNLVIRWGDVPILTKSTFEKVQRSPAADVWKQIITDLTTAEPLVATYTNSYYVSQPAVQALLAKVYLAQKNYDDAITYANKVIVTGKFAQATDANGYAAMFVSASTSKELIFALANNTINNQHLFYQDVNDVDATWDFSPDPALFTNLYADNTNGAVIRANDKRKTAVFISNNTRLTKFPNGKTGQQLVATASAISTPIVISRYSDVLLILAESQSLSPNSSIGAAAATLNPYFANRYSNPPRQAAVAALSPAAFQNLILNERRREFYGEGQWWYDVKRTNRTDLFSTLGGRSYLLLYPIPQTERDLAGYTQNTGY